Proteins encoded by one window of Lacipirellulaceae bacterium:
- a CDS encoding PEP-CTERM sorting domain-containing protein → MKFSLSACAAIAALCFAQLAEAATVSITPASRPASQSEVDDPGSGGLQADSIVHEFFVTTDGDILRVGDLNIDVALYNNPAGSDTMPPNPLFLPVFPSLGADSFITTPGDTATAGGGLSDQGASFFDSSNDGPQNNFLFARLTTAPGEGGTFSGVISVAGSAGPEVFPFSFPLGIPEPTSMMLVGLGLVGLGSVRRRS, encoded by the coding sequence ATGAAATTCAGTCTCTCAGCCTGTGCAGCTATCGCTGCTCTATGCTTCGCTCAGCTAGCCGAAGCTGCCACCGTATCGATTACACCCGCTTCTCGTCCCGCATCGCAATCTGAAGTCGATGATCCAGGAAGTGGCGGATTGCAAGCCGATAGCATCGTCCATGAGTTTTTCGTAACAACTGATGGCGACATCCTCCGTGTCGGTGATCTAAACATCGACGTTGCTCTCTACAACAATCCTGCCGGTTCGGACACGATGCCTCCGAATCCACTTTTCCTCCCAGTATTTCCTAGCCTCGGTGCTGATTCATTCATCACCACTCCAGGTGACACCGCAACCGCTGGTGGTGGCTTGAGTGACCAAGGTGCCTCGTTCTTCGACTCGTCCAATGACGGGCCACAGAACAACTTCCTGTTCGCTCGCCTTACAACAGCCCCAGGTGAAGGTGGTACCTTCTCCGGTGTTATCAGCGTGGCTGGTAGTGCTGGTCCTGAGGTATTCCCATTCAGCTTCCCACTGGGTATTCCTGAACCAACTTCAATGATGCTGGTTGGTTTGGGTCTAGTTGGCCTCGGTAGCGTCCGCCGCCGCAGCTAG